The following coding sequences are from one Aethina tumida isolate Nest 87 chromosome 2, icAetTumi1.1, whole genome shotgun sequence window:
- the LOC109602465 gene encoding ubiquitin carboxyl-terminal hydrolase isozyme L5 has protein sequence MTESAGNWCLIESDPGVFTELIREFGVKGVQVEELWSLDGDQFENLKPIHGLIFLFKWTKDDDPSGSIVQDSRLEKIFFAKQVIENACATQAILSILLNCRHPDLKLGTTLSELKDFCQGFDANMKGLTISNSPVIRSVHNSFARQQLFEFDPSMSNKSEDVFHFVGYVPIDGRLYELDGLKSGPIDLGAIPSETEWTDVVRPIIEKRIQRYSEGEIHFNLMAIVSDRKMIYERQIQVLEKQIEEGGMDVDSHEAEISRLRLLIDEEGNKRKRYQIENIRRKHNYLPLIVEILKILAKEGKLMPLYEQAKESTLKKQKAKSS, from the exons ATGACGGAAAGTGCTGGAAATTGGTGTCTGATTGAGAGCGATCCAGGAGTTTTCACTGAATTAATACGTGAATTCG GTGTTAAAGGAGTCCAGGTGGAAGAATTGTGGAGTTTAGATGGGgatcaatttgaaaatttgaa acCAATTCATGGCTTGATATTTCTATTCAAATGGACAAAGGATGATGACCCAAGTGGATCTATAGTCCAAGACAGCagattggaaaaaatattctttgcaaAACAAGTTATAGAAAATGCTTGTGCCACCCAAGCAATTTTGAGCATATTACTCAACTGTCGTCATCCAGATTTGAAACTTGGCACGACATTAAGtgaattaaaagatttttgtcAAGGATTTGATGCTAACATGAAAGGTCTAACCATCAGTAATTCACCAGTTATAAGATCAGTTCACAATTCCTTTGCAAGGCAACAACTTTTTGAATTTGATCCTTCTATGTCTAATAAAAGTGAGGATGTTTTTCACTTTGTGGGTTATGTTCCAATTGATGGTAGACTTTATGAACTTGATGGTTTAAAATCTGGCCCAATTGATTTGGGAGCTATTCCTTCAGAAACTGAATGGACTGATGTTGTTAGaccaataattgaaaaaaggattcaaag ATACAGTGAAGGGgagattcattttaatttaatggctATTGTCAGTGACAGAAAAATGATATATGAACGTCAGATACAAGTTTtggaaaaacaaattgaaGAAGGTGGAATGGATGTTGATTCCCATGAGGCAGAAATTTCCAGACTGAGACTGCTAATTGATGAAGAAGGAAATAAAAGAAAGAGAtatcaaattgaaaatatcagaaggaaacataattatttaccacttattgttgaaatacttaaaattttagccAAGGAAGGCAAGTTAATGCCTTTATATGAACAAGCAAAAGAGAGTActttaaaaaagcaaaaagcAAAATCATCATAA
- the LOC109602464 gene encoding uncharacterized protein MAL13P1.304 isoform X2, protein MSEDTDYSSEIESSKSRRLKNNAVKMSSKTVGIKLDKNNLTEQKINLHNTSTEEINSSFLNSQVIFNFDGTVNIKQEEGCSSEERLTSEESAGAKIFEQMKIAMNISLSPVKSETFSLTDTHSLDSGISPVKKNNRRKLSLTKNLQSNRDDYLKNTKLENSNKNEEKNWKKSNKLKNLQSQDLFSSSQVETEYGSVNDENETIESPDIEINCYQKPVETSVTKNQNSYNTQNTPEQTDITNIENIDEADEDLLITSYQKPKMKKKKKKSKHEKEKDISVENILNTLKQRINLSEVNDSITVSEEDVEITGFEIRKKKKKKKKTSKDETVDVRKKKKLKKKKKYLEYNDNSKGDVVVVEENNQKKKIKNKSVDIIDISNNNASEIDQKSKKKRKFLENIDLKEVVEVVDENLPKKKKKKKLVDNDVELHLNKSEKKDTMLAYDHLKKKNKADNSIQLNLNNLNEKNKLHINDSIENEGGLNEVTLKKKKKSKKEKHLENETLKEVVDITNENNGDTATDKALDKLLQNIPEVNVTIEESKDNANLIAVSKKSKKKSSKKSCDISDPDLQLKEFLPKRKDTVTDTLQTSKDQCLNKNDNSLQNYSALDKLPQNIPEVNVEIEESKDNVNPIAVSKKSKKKSSKKSCDISDPDLQLKEFLPKRKDTVTDTLQTSKDQCLNKNDNSLQNYLDEEKDADDVELSLMDLIDVTEEEKNHLRSLTILQPNIVPPLHEITLNSAKLTPEIKDQIKAFNLKVKLGPYTKTEDDQIKQNWTNFCELHGIDLNPGPFLKLKSLKFSRKQIRGFLQSLGQGLDNRPLNSIYMRFKRMFIKAVIKSGQFTKDEDNEILNHIENGTSRTPYHDLSKRLNRERLSIEKRYKYLTTHRPPKENIRVVWDSTMELALVNRMLKVIGSKDINDLRDRKLTGEEWKRVAKKLNFGSDLRLKRKWATIYTQIFMTNKVTSYSEVKKQIVHRLQKKKVADWREVKWNEIAKKFEGFTADKIYSIFKNLVYNHVPPQFQNNIEDCLNYLDDFYIKNGREFPSHSHDTSSVLDTSVGHQVFS, encoded by the exons ATGA GTGAGGATACAGATTACAGCTCTGAGATTGAAAGCAGTAAGTCAAGGCGATTAAAAAACAACGCTGTAAAAATGTCGTCTAAAACTGTTGGTATAAAActagacaaaaataatttaacagaacaaaaaatcaatttacacAATACCAGTACTGAAGAAATCAATAGTAGTTTCTTAAATAGCcaagttattttcaattttgatggAACTGTGAACATAAAACAAGAAGAAGGCTGTTCATCAGAAGAAAGATTGACTAGTGAAG aaTCTGCTGGTgctaaaatttttgaacaaatgaaaattgcaATGAACATTTCATTGTCTCCTGTTAAAAGTGAAACATTTAGTTTGACTGATACACATTCTTTGGACAGTGGTATTTCACCTGTTAAGAAGAATAACAGAAGAAAACTATCACTAACAAAGAATTTGCAATCAAATAGAGAtgattatttgaaaaacacaaaactggaaaatagtaataagaatgaagaaaaaaattggaaaaaatcaaacaagctgaaaaatttacaatcTCAAGATTTGTTCTCAAGTTCCCAAGTTGAAACGG AATATGGAAGTGTAAATGATGAGAATGAAACCATTGAATCACCagatatagaaataaattgttaccaGAAACCTGTTGAAACAAGTGTTACAAAGAATCAAAATTCTTACAATACACAAAATACACCTGAACAAACTGACATaactaatattgaaaatattgatgaaGCTGATGAAGATCTCTTAATAACAAGCTATCAAAAACCCAaaatgaaaaagaagaaaaagaaaagcAAACATGAAAAAGAAAAGGATATATcagtagaaaatattttaaatacattaaaacaaCGAATTAATTTGAGTGAAGTTAATGACTCCATAACTGTTTCTGAAGAAGATGTAGAAATTACAGGATTTGAAATAAGAA aaaagaagaaaaagaaaaagaagactTCTAAAGATGAAACAG tTGACGTTcgtaaaaagaaaaagttgaaaaagaaaaaaaaatatcttgaatACAATGACAATTCAAAAGGGGATGTAGTGGTTGTAGAGGAAAacaatcaaaagaaaaaaattaaaaataagtctgTTGATATTATAGATATATCCAATAATAATGCTTCAGAAATAGATCAGAAGtcaaagaagaaaagaaaatttcttgaaaatattgatttaaaggaAGTTGTGGAAGTTGTAGATGAAAACCTcccaaagaaaaaaaagaaaaagaaattagTTGATAATGATGTGGAATTACATCTAAACAAGTCAGAGAAGAAAGATACAATGCTTGCATATGACcacttaaaaaagaaaaacaaggcTGATAATAGCATACAATTAAATCTAAACAACTTgaatgagaaaaataaattacatataaatgatTCAATAGAAAATGAGGGTGGTTTAAATGAAGTTACtttgaagaagaaaaagaagtctaaaaaggaaaaacatcttgaaaatgaaacattaaaagAGGTCGTAGATATTACAAATGAAAACAATGGAGacactgcaacagataaagcCCTTGATAAACTTCTTCAGAATATTCCAGAAGTAAATGTTACAATTGAAGAAAGTAAAGATAATGCTAATCTAA ttgCTGTTtcaaagaaatcaaaaaagaaATCATCTAAAAAGTCATGTGACATTTCAGATCCAGATTTACAATTGAAAGAATTTTTACCAAAACGCAAGGATACAGTTACAGATACTTTACAAACATCAAAGGaccaatgtttaaataaaaatgataattcatTACAGAATTATTCAGCCCTTGATAAACTTCCTCAGAATATTCCAGAagtaaatgttgaaattgaagaAAGTAAAGATAATGTTAATCCAA ttgCTGTTtcaaagaaatcaaaaaagaaATCATCTAAAAAGTCATGTGACATTTCAGATCCAGATTTACAATTGAAAGAATTTTTACCAAAACGCAAGGATACAGTTACAGATACTTTACAAACATCAAAGGaccaatgtttaaataaaaatgataattcattacaaaattatttag ATGAAGAGAAAGATGCAGATGATGTGGAACTATCTTTGATGGATTTGATTGATGTTACTGAGGAGGAAAAGAac CATCTGAGATCACTGACAATACTGCAACCAAATATTGTACCACCATTACATGAAATTACTCTAAACAGTGCTAAACTAACTCCAGAAATAAAAGATCAAATAAAAGCATTCAATTTGAAAGTTAAACTTGGTCCTTATACAAAAACAGAGGATgatcaaattaaacaaaactggACAAATTTTTGTGag TTGCATGGTATAGACCTTAATCCAGGcccatttctaaaattaaagtcaTTGAAATTTTCGCGAAAACAAATTAGAGGGTTCCTACAAAGTTTAGGTCAGGGATTAGATAACAGGCCATTAAATAGTATATATATGAGATTCAAGCGTATGTTTATTAAAGCTGTCATCAAAAGTGgaca ATTCACAAAAGACGAGGacaatgaaatattgaatCACATAGAAAATGGTACATCCAGAACCCCGTATCACGATCTCTCCAAGCGGTTAAATAGGGAGAGATTATCAATtgaaaaaagatataaatatctCACCACTCACCGACCACCAAAAGAGAACATTCGTGTGGTATGGGATTCTACAATGGAATTGGCATTGGTCAATAGAATGCTTAAAGTCATTGGTTCCAAAGATATCAATGATTTAAGAGATAGAAAATTAACGGGCGAAGAGTGGAAAAGAGTTGcaaagaaactaaattttgGATCTGACTTGAGGCTCAAAAGAAAATGGGCCACCATATACACACAAATCTTTATGACAAATAAAGTTACCTCATACAGTGaagtaaaaaaacaaatagtaCATAG attacaaAAGAAAAAGGTGGCAGACTGGAGAGAAGTTAAATGGAATGAAATAGCAAAAAAATTTGAGGGTTTCACTGCTGACaaaatatattccatatttaaaaatctggtTTATAATCATGTGCCACCTcagtttcaaaataatatagaag attgtttaaattatctggacgatttttatattaaaaatggaagGGAGTTTCCTTCTCATTCACATGATACATCATCAGTTCTTGACACATCAGTTGGTCATCAAGTCTTCAgctaa
- the LOC109602464 gene encoding uncharacterized protein MAL13P1.304 isoform X3, translating to MSEDTDYSSEIESSKSRRLKNNAVKMSSKTVGIKLDKNNLTEQKINLHNTSTEEINSSFLNSQVIFNFDGTVNIKQEEGCSSEERLTSEGTHSNSFHCNEIQTHNSTHDTSSQIHVTGNSYQLKGNQESAGAKIFEQMKIAMNISLSPVKSETFSLTDTHSLDSGISPVKKNNRRKLSLTKNLQSNRDDYLKNTKLENSNKNEEKNWKKSNKLKNLQSQDLFSSSQVETEYGSVNDENETIESPDIEINCYQKPVETSVTKNQNSYNTQNTPEQTDITNIENIDEADEDLLITSYQKPKMKKKKKKSKHEKEKDISVENILNTLKQRINLSEVNDSITVSEEDVEITGFEIRKKKKKKKKTSKDETVDVRKKKKLKKKKKYLEYNDNSKGDVVVVEENNQKKKIKNKSVDIIDISNNNASEIDQKSKKKRKFLENIDLKEVVEVVDENLPKKKKKKKLVDNDVELHLNKSEKKDTMLAYDHLKKKNKADNSIQLNLNNLNEKNKLHINDSIENEGGLNEVTLKKKKKSKKEKHLENETLKEVVDITNENNGDTATDKALDKLLQNIPEVNVTIEESKDNANLIAVSKKSKKKSSKKSCDISDPDLQLKEFLPKRKDTVTDTLQTSKDQCLNKNDNSLQNYLDEEKDADDVELSLMDLIDVTEEEKNHLRSLTILQPNIVPPLHEITLNSAKLTPEIKDQIKAFNLKVKLGPYTKTEDDQIKQNWTNFCELHGIDLNPGPFLKLKSLKFSRKQIRGFLQSLGQGLDNRPLNSIYMRFKRMFIKAVIKSGQFTKDEDNEILNHIENGTSRTPYHDLSKRLNRERLSIEKRYKYLTTHRPPKENIRVVWDSTMELALVNRMLKVIGSKDINDLRDRKLTGEEWKRVAKKLNFGSDLRLKRKWATIYTQIFMTNKVTSYSEVKKQIVHRLQKKKVADWREVKWNEIAKKFEGFTADKIYSIFKNLVYNHVPPQFQNNIEDCLNYLDDFYIKNGREFPSHSHDTSSVLDTSVGHQVFS from the exons ATGA GTGAGGATACAGATTACAGCTCTGAGATTGAAAGCAGTAAGTCAAGGCGATTAAAAAACAACGCTGTAAAAATGTCGTCTAAAACTGTTGGTATAAAActagacaaaaataatttaacagaacaaaaaatcaatttacacAATACCAGTACTGAAGAAATCAATAGTAGTTTCTTAAATAGCcaagttattttcaattttgatggAACTGTGAACATAAAACAAGAAGAAGGCTGTTCATCAGAAGAAAGATTGACTAGTGAAGGTACACATAGTAATTCCTTTCATTGTAATGAAATACAAACTCATAACTCAACACACGATACTTCATCACAAATCCATGTGACTGGTAACTCTTATCAGTTAAAAGGAAATCAAG aaTCTGCTGGTgctaaaatttttgaacaaatgaaaattgcaATGAACATTTCATTGTCTCCTGTTAAAAGTGAAACATTTAGTTTGACTGATACACATTCTTTGGACAGTGGTATTTCACCTGTTAAGAAGAATAACAGAAGAAAACTATCACTAACAAAGAATTTGCAATCAAATAGAGAtgattatttgaaaaacacaaaactggaaaatagtaataagaatgaagaaaaaaattggaaaaaatcaaacaagctgaaaaatttacaatcTCAAGATTTGTTCTCAAGTTCCCAAGTTGAAACGG AATATGGAAGTGTAAATGATGAGAATGAAACCATTGAATCACCagatatagaaataaattgttaccaGAAACCTGTTGAAACAAGTGTTACAAAGAATCAAAATTCTTACAATACACAAAATACACCTGAACAAACTGACATaactaatattgaaaatattgatgaaGCTGATGAAGATCTCTTAATAACAAGCTATCAAAAACCCAaaatgaaaaagaagaaaaagaaaagcAAACATGAAAAAGAAAAGGATATATcagtagaaaatattttaaatacattaaaacaaCGAATTAATTTGAGTGAAGTTAATGACTCCATAACTGTTTCTGAAGAAGATGTAGAAATTACAGGATTTGAAATAAGAA aaaagaagaaaaagaaaaagaagactTCTAAAGATGAAACAG tTGACGTTcgtaaaaagaaaaagttgaaaaagaaaaaaaaatatcttgaatACAATGACAATTCAAAAGGGGATGTAGTGGTTGTAGAGGAAAacaatcaaaagaaaaaaattaaaaataagtctgTTGATATTATAGATATATCCAATAATAATGCTTCAGAAATAGATCAGAAGtcaaagaagaaaagaaaatttcttgaaaatattgatttaaaggaAGTTGTGGAAGTTGTAGATGAAAACCTcccaaagaaaaaaaagaaaaagaaattagTTGATAATGATGTGGAATTACATCTAAACAAGTCAGAGAAGAAAGATACAATGCTTGCATATGACcacttaaaaaagaaaaacaaggcTGATAATAGCATACAATTAAATCTAAACAACTTgaatgagaaaaataaattacatataaatgatTCAATAGAAAATGAGGGTGGTTTAAATGAAGTTACtttgaagaagaaaaagaagtctaaaaaggaaaaacatcttgaaaatgaaacattaaaagAGGTCGTAGATATTACAAATGAAAACAATGGAGacactgcaacagataaagcCCTTGATAAACTTCTTCAGAATATTCCAGAAGTAAATGTTACAATTGAAGAAAGTAAAGATAATGCTAATCTAA ttgCTGTTtcaaagaaatcaaaaaagaaATCATCTAAAAAGTCATGTGACATTTCAGATCCAGATTTACAATTGAAAGAATTTTTACCAAAACGCAAGGATACAGTTACAGATACTTTACAAACATCAAAGGaccaatgtttaaataaaaatgataattcattacaaaattatttag ATGAAGAGAAAGATGCAGATGATGTGGAACTATCTTTGATGGATTTGATTGATGTTACTGAGGAGGAAAAGAac CATCTGAGATCACTGACAATACTGCAACCAAATATTGTACCACCATTACATGAAATTACTCTAAACAGTGCTAAACTAACTCCAGAAATAAAAGATCAAATAAAAGCATTCAATTTGAAAGTTAAACTTGGTCCTTATACAAAAACAGAGGATgatcaaattaaacaaaactggACAAATTTTTGTGag TTGCATGGTATAGACCTTAATCCAGGcccatttctaaaattaaagtcaTTGAAATTTTCGCGAAAACAAATTAGAGGGTTCCTACAAAGTTTAGGTCAGGGATTAGATAACAGGCCATTAAATAGTATATATATGAGATTCAAGCGTATGTTTATTAAAGCTGTCATCAAAAGTGgaca ATTCACAAAAGACGAGGacaatgaaatattgaatCACATAGAAAATGGTACATCCAGAACCCCGTATCACGATCTCTCCAAGCGGTTAAATAGGGAGAGATTATCAATtgaaaaaagatataaatatctCACCACTCACCGACCACCAAAAGAGAACATTCGTGTGGTATGGGATTCTACAATGGAATTGGCATTGGTCAATAGAATGCTTAAAGTCATTGGTTCCAAAGATATCAATGATTTAAGAGATAGAAAATTAACGGGCGAAGAGTGGAAAAGAGTTGcaaagaaactaaattttgGATCTGACTTGAGGCTCAAAAGAAAATGGGCCACCATATACACACAAATCTTTATGACAAATAAAGTTACCTCATACAGTGaagtaaaaaaacaaatagtaCATAG attacaaAAGAAAAAGGTGGCAGACTGGAGAGAAGTTAAATGGAATGAAATAGCAAAAAAATTTGAGGGTTTCACTGCTGACaaaatatattccatatttaaaaatctggtTTATAATCATGTGCCACCTcagtttcaaaataatatagaag attgtttaaattatctggacgatttttatattaaaaatggaagGGAGTTTCCTTCTCATTCACATGATACATCATCAGTTCTTGACACATCAGTTGGTCATCAAGTCTTCAgctaa
- the LOC109602464 gene encoding uncharacterized protein MAL13P1.304 isoform X1, producing MSEDTDYSSEIESSKSRRLKNNAVKMSSKTVGIKLDKNNLTEQKINLHNTSTEEINSSFLNSQVIFNFDGTVNIKQEEGCSSEERLTSEGTHSNSFHCNEIQTHNSTHDTSSQIHVTGNSYQLKGNQESAGAKIFEQMKIAMNISLSPVKSETFSLTDTHSLDSGISPVKKNNRRKLSLTKNLQSNRDDYLKNTKLENSNKNEEKNWKKSNKLKNLQSQDLFSSSQVETEYGSVNDENETIESPDIEINCYQKPVETSVTKNQNSYNTQNTPEQTDITNIENIDEADEDLLITSYQKPKMKKKKKKSKHEKEKDISVENILNTLKQRINLSEVNDSITVSEEDVEITGFEIRKKKKKKKKTSKDETVDVRKKKKLKKKKKYLEYNDNSKGDVVVVEENNQKKKIKNKSVDIIDISNNNASEIDQKSKKKRKFLENIDLKEVVEVVDENLPKKKKKKKLVDNDVELHLNKSEKKDTMLAYDHLKKKNKADNSIQLNLNNLNEKNKLHINDSIENEGGLNEVTLKKKKKSKKEKHLENETLKEVVDITNENNGDTATDKALDKLLQNIPEVNVTIEESKDNANLIAVSKKSKKKSSKKSCDISDPDLQLKEFLPKRKDTVTDTLQTSKDQCLNKNDNSLQNYSALDKLPQNIPEVNVEIEESKDNVNPIAVSKKSKKKSSKKSCDISDPDLQLKEFLPKRKDTVTDTLQTSKDQCLNKNDNSLQNYLDEEKDADDVELSLMDLIDVTEEEKNHLRSLTILQPNIVPPLHEITLNSAKLTPEIKDQIKAFNLKVKLGPYTKTEDDQIKQNWTNFCELHGIDLNPGPFLKLKSLKFSRKQIRGFLQSLGQGLDNRPLNSIYMRFKRMFIKAVIKSGQFTKDEDNEILNHIENGTSRTPYHDLSKRLNRERLSIEKRYKYLTTHRPPKENIRVVWDSTMELALVNRMLKVIGSKDINDLRDRKLTGEEWKRVAKKLNFGSDLRLKRKWATIYTQIFMTNKVTSYSEVKKQIVHRLQKKKVADWREVKWNEIAKKFEGFTADKIYSIFKNLVYNHVPPQFQNNIEDCLNYLDDFYIKNGREFPSHSHDTSSVLDTSVGHQVFS from the exons ATGA GTGAGGATACAGATTACAGCTCTGAGATTGAAAGCAGTAAGTCAAGGCGATTAAAAAACAACGCTGTAAAAATGTCGTCTAAAACTGTTGGTATAAAActagacaaaaataatttaacagaacaaaaaatcaatttacacAATACCAGTACTGAAGAAATCAATAGTAGTTTCTTAAATAGCcaagttattttcaattttgatggAACTGTGAACATAAAACAAGAAGAAGGCTGTTCATCAGAAGAAAGATTGACTAGTGAAGGTACACATAGTAATTCCTTTCATTGTAATGAAATACAAACTCATAACTCAACACACGATACTTCATCACAAATCCATGTGACTGGTAACTCTTATCAGTTAAAAGGAAATCAAG aaTCTGCTGGTgctaaaatttttgaacaaatgaaaattgcaATGAACATTTCATTGTCTCCTGTTAAAAGTGAAACATTTAGTTTGACTGATACACATTCTTTGGACAGTGGTATTTCACCTGTTAAGAAGAATAACAGAAGAAAACTATCACTAACAAAGAATTTGCAATCAAATAGAGAtgattatttgaaaaacacaaaactggaaaatagtaataagaatgaagaaaaaaattggaaaaaatcaaacaagctgaaaaatttacaatcTCAAGATTTGTTCTCAAGTTCCCAAGTTGAAACGG AATATGGAAGTGTAAATGATGAGAATGAAACCATTGAATCACCagatatagaaataaattgttaccaGAAACCTGTTGAAACAAGTGTTACAAAGAATCAAAATTCTTACAATACACAAAATACACCTGAACAAACTGACATaactaatattgaaaatattgatgaaGCTGATGAAGATCTCTTAATAACAAGCTATCAAAAACCCAaaatgaaaaagaagaaaaagaaaagcAAACATGAAAAAGAAAAGGATATATcagtagaaaatattttaaatacattaaaacaaCGAATTAATTTGAGTGAAGTTAATGACTCCATAACTGTTTCTGAAGAAGATGTAGAAATTACAGGATTTGAAATAAGAA aaaagaagaaaaagaaaaagaagactTCTAAAGATGAAACAG tTGACGTTcgtaaaaagaaaaagttgaaaaagaaaaaaaaatatcttgaatACAATGACAATTCAAAAGGGGATGTAGTGGTTGTAGAGGAAAacaatcaaaagaaaaaaattaaaaataagtctgTTGATATTATAGATATATCCAATAATAATGCTTCAGAAATAGATCAGAAGtcaaagaagaaaagaaaatttcttgaaaatattgatttaaaggaAGTTGTGGAAGTTGTAGATGAAAACCTcccaaagaaaaaaaagaaaaagaaattagTTGATAATGATGTGGAATTACATCTAAACAAGTCAGAGAAGAAAGATACAATGCTTGCATATGACcacttaaaaaagaaaaacaaggcTGATAATAGCATACAATTAAATCTAAACAACTTgaatgagaaaaataaattacatataaatgatTCAATAGAAAATGAGGGTGGTTTAAATGAAGTTACtttgaagaagaaaaagaagtctaaaaaggaaaaacatcttgaaaatgaaacattaaaagAGGTCGTAGATATTACAAATGAAAACAATGGAGacactgcaacagataaagcCCTTGATAAACTTCTTCAGAATATTCCAGAAGTAAATGTTACAATTGAAGAAAGTAAAGATAATGCTAATCTAA ttgCTGTTtcaaagaaatcaaaaaagaaATCATCTAAAAAGTCATGTGACATTTCAGATCCAGATTTACAATTGAAAGAATTTTTACCAAAACGCAAGGATACAGTTACAGATACTTTACAAACATCAAAGGaccaatgtttaaataaaaatgataattcatTACAGAATTATTCAGCCCTTGATAAACTTCCTCAGAATATTCCAGAagtaaatgttgaaattgaagaAAGTAAAGATAATGTTAATCCAA ttgCTGTTtcaaagaaatcaaaaaagaaATCATCTAAAAAGTCATGTGACATTTCAGATCCAGATTTACAATTGAAAGAATTTTTACCAAAACGCAAGGATACAGTTACAGATACTTTACAAACATCAAAGGaccaatgtttaaataaaaatgataattcattacaaaattatttag ATGAAGAGAAAGATGCAGATGATGTGGAACTATCTTTGATGGATTTGATTGATGTTACTGAGGAGGAAAAGAac CATCTGAGATCACTGACAATACTGCAACCAAATATTGTACCACCATTACATGAAATTACTCTAAACAGTGCTAAACTAACTCCAGAAATAAAAGATCAAATAAAAGCATTCAATTTGAAAGTTAAACTTGGTCCTTATACAAAAACAGAGGATgatcaaattaaacaaaactggACAAATTTTTGTGag TTGCATGGTATAGACCTTAATCCAGGcccatttctaaaattaaagtcaTTGAAATTTTCGCGAAAACAAATTAGAGGGTTCCTACAAAGTTTAGGTCAGGGATTAGATAACAGGCCATTAAATAGTATATATATGAGATTCAAGCGTATGTTTATTAAAGCTGTCATCAAAAGTGgaca ATTCACAAAAGACGAGGacaatgaaatattgaatCACATAGAAAATGGTACATCCAGAACCCCGTATCACGATCTCTCCAAGCGGTTAAATAGGGAGAGATTATCAATtgaaaaaagatataaatatctCACCACTCACCGACCACCAAAAGAGAACATTCGTGTGGTATGGGATTCTACAATGGAATTGGCATTGGTCAATAGAATGCTTAAAGTCATTGGTTCCAAAGATATCAATGATTTAAGAGATAGAAAATTAACGGGCGAAGAGTGGAAAAGAGTTGcaaagaaactaaattttgGATCTGACTTGAGGCTCAAAAGAAAATGGGCCACCATATACACACAAATCTTTATGACAAATAAAGTTACCTCATACAGTGaagtaaaaaaacaaatagtaCATAG attacaaAAGAAAAAGGTGGCAGACTGGAGAGAAGTTAAATGGAATGAAATAGCAAAAAAATTTGAGGGTTTCACTGCTGACaaaatatattccatatttaaaaatctggtTTATAATCATGTGCCACCTcagtttcaaaataatatagaag attgtttaaattatctggacgatttttatattaaaaatggaagGGAGTTTCCTTCTCATTCACATGATACATCATCAGTTCTTGACACATCAGTTGGTCATCAAGTCTTCAgctaa